In a single window of the Coregonus clupeaformis isolate EN_2021a chromosome 10, ASM2061545v1, whole genome shotgun sequence genome:
- the LOC121575983 gene encoding prolargin-like codes for MKTGVGIYTALVLCLLMGAVFCQRPRPKKPAKPPKPTKRPYFKPAPQPEEPEPQEPTDFPPPILGPPSMFPDCPRECFCPPSFPNALYCENRNLRTVPVIPSRVHYLYLQNNYISEVTAEPFNNATELRWVNMANNRIKKVDKQTFEKVPGLLFLYMERNQLKEVPNDLPAGLEQLRLSHNQISKIPSGAFGKMEHLSLLDLHHNKLSDSDMGKNTFKDLKNLVQLNLAHNILKKMPANIPNGITQLFLDRNNIDDIPKDYFQGFSKLAFVRLNYNQLSDKGIPKAVFNVSTLLDLHLAHNQLTSVPLFNSQLVHLHLNHNSIESINGTQLCPFSLSSESLTDEALIPRLRYLRLDGNHLSPPVPLDVIMCFRHLTSIVV; via the exons ATGAAGACAGGTGTGGGAATCTACACTGCCCTGGTGCTCTGTCTCCTGATGGGGGCAGTGTTTTGCCAGAGACCAAGGCCTAAGAAACCTGCTAAGCCTCCAAAGCCCACCAAGCGCCCCTACTTCAAGCCTGCCCCACAACCTGAGGAACCAGAACCCCAGGAGCCCACAGACTTCCCCCCTCCCATCCTTGGCCCCCCTTCCATGTTCCCTGACTGTCCCCGGGAGTGTTTCTGCCCACCCTCCTTCCCCAATGCCCTCTATTGTGAGAACCGGAACCTACGTACGGTCCCTGTGATCCCCTCGAGAGTACACTACCTGTACCTGCAGAACAACTACATCTCCGAGGTAACGGCGGAACCCTTCAACAATGCCACAGAGCTGAGATGGGTCAACATGGCCAACAACCGCATCAAAAAAGTGGACAAGCAG acGTTTGAGAAGGTACCTGGTCTGTTGTTTCTCTACATGGAGAGGAACCAGTTGAAGGAGGTTCCTAATGACCTGCCAGCTGGGTTGGAGCAGCTCAGACTCAGCCACAACCAGATCTCCAAGATCCCCTCTGGAGCCTTCGGCAAGATGGAGCACCTCTCTCTGCTCGACCTGCACCAcaacaag CTGAGTGACAGTGACATGGGGAAGAACACGTTTAAAGACCTGAAGAACCTGGTTCAGCTGAACTTGGCCCATAACATCCTGAAGAAGATGCCAGCTAACATCCCCAATGGCATCACACAGCTATTCCTGGACAGGAACAACATTGACGACATCCCTAA GGACTACTTCCAAGGCTTCTCCAAACTGGCGTTTGTGAGGCTCAACTACAACCAGCTGAGTGATAAGGGAATCCCTAAGGCTGTGTTCAATGTATCCACTCTGCTAGACCTTCACCTGGCCCACAACCAGCTCACCTCTGTCCCCCTGTTCAACTCCCAGCTGGTGCACTTGCACCTCAACCACAACAGCATCGAGA GTATTAACGGGACCCAGCTGTGTCCATTCAGTCTGTCCTCTGAGAGTCTGACTGATGAGGCTCTGATTCCCAGACTCAG GTACCTGCGTCTGGATGGGAACCACCTGAGTCCTCCTGTCCCTCTGGACGTCATCATGTGTTTCAGACACCTCACGTCCATCGTTGTCTAG